In Calonectris borealis chromosome 25, bCalBor7.hap1.2, whole genome shotgun sequence, the following proteins share a genomic window:
- the SESN2 gene encoding LOW QUALITY PROTEIN: sestrin-2 (The sequence of the model RefSeq protein was modified relative to this genomic sequence to represent the inferred CDS: inserted 1 base in 1 codon; deleted 2 bases in 2 codons), with the protein MVPPSAEITRGFVTAAGVERLVGGLSPISSPPHTSARINNPTRRLGXVGPSMETPRHPLPPGAGRGETGSGDCRRCPYRAGRRLGTSDGILQEGAESSRRQLLIEAFVSAGRVDNITMVMGLHPQYLSSFWKTQYLLLRMDGPLPYHKRHYIAIMAAARHQCSYLVGLHMGEFLQVGGNPAWLQGLHCAPQKLRNLNEINKLLAHRPWLITKEHIEALLKTGENSWSLAELVQALVLLTHYHSLASFVFGCGINPEEDQDGGHGCRPPSPHSDSSPASDDSMGGSGGRDALQEVEVLMERMKLLQENQLEEEGVTQEEMATRFELEKTESLLVAPSDIADHSLQSNVLCFVEDPEFGYKDFTRRGEQAPPTFRAQDYTWEDHGYSLINRLYPDVGQLLDEKFQVVYNLTYNTIAMHCGVDTSMLRRAIWNYVHCVFGIRYDDYDYGEVNQLLERSLKIYIKTVACYPEKTTKRTYTQFWRHFKHSEKVHINLLLLEARMQAALLYALRAVTRYMT; encoded by the exons ATGGTTCCTCCTTCGGCAGAGATAACG CGTGGTTTCGTCACCGCGGCGGGGGTGGAGAGGCTG GTGGGGGGGCTgagccccatctcctccccgcCGCACACCAGCGCCCGAATAAACAACCCAACCCGCAGGCTTG TTGTTGGTCCCAGCATGGAGACCCCccgtcaccccctgccccccggggccgggaggggggagACGGGCAGCGGGGACTGCCGGCGGTGTCCGTaccgggcagggaggaggctgggcACCTCCGACGGG ATCCTGCAGGAAGGTGCGGAAAGCAGCCGGCGCCAGCTCCTCATCGAAGCCTTCGTCTCAGCGGGCAGGGTGGACAACATCACCATGGTCATGGGGCTGCACCCCCAGTATCTCAGCAGCTTCTGGAAGACCCAGTACCTCCTGCTGCGGATGGACGGACCCCTGCCCTACCACAAGCGCCACTACATCGCCATCATG gcagcagcccgGCACCAGTGCTCCTACCTGGTGGGTTTGCACATGGGGGAGTTCCTGCAGGTGGGGGGCAACCCGGCgtggctgcaggggctgcactgTGCCCCCCAAAAACTCAGAAACCTCAACGAGATCAACAAACTGCTGGCGCACCGGCCCTGGCTCATCACCAAGGAGCACATCGAG GCTCTGCTGAAGACGGGGGAGAATAGCTGGTCGCTGGCGGAGCTGGTGCAGGCCCTGGTGCTCCTCACCCACTACCACTCGCTCGCCTCCTTCGTTTTCGGCTGCGGCATCAACCCCGAGGAGGACCAGGATGGGGGGCACGGCTGCCGGCCCCCCTCACCCCACAGCgacagcagccctgcctctgATGACAGCATGGGGGGCTCCGGG GGCAGAGACGCCCTGCAGGAGGTGGAGGTGCTGATGGAGAGGATGAAGCTGCTGCAGGAAAaccagctggaggaggaaggcgTCACGCAGGAGGAGATGGCGACGCGCTTTGAGCTGGAGAAGACGGAGAGTTTGCTGGTCGCTCCCTCGG ATATTGCGGATCACTCCCTGCAGTCCAACGTCCTCTGCTTCGTGGAGGACCCCGAGTTCGGCTACAAGGACTTCACGCGGAGGGGGGAGCAGGCGCCCCCCACTTTCCGTGCGCAG gattaCACCTGGGAGGACCACGGCTACTCGCTGATCAACCGCCTCTACCCCGACGTGGGTCAACTCCTGGATGAGAAGTTCCAGGTCGTCTACAACCTGACGTACAACACCATCGCCATGCACTGCGGCGTGGACACCTCCATGCTGCGCAGGGCCATCTGGAACTACGTCCACTGCGTTTTCGGCATCCG CTACGATGACTACGACTATGGGGAGGTGAACCAGCTCCTGGAGCGCAGCTTGAAGATCTACATCAAGACGGTGGCTTGTTACCCGGAGAAGACGACCAAGCGGACGTATACGCAGTTCTGGAGACACTTCAAGCACTCGGAAAAG GTGCACATCAACCTGCTCTTGCTGGAGGCTCGGATGCAGGCGGCTCTGCTCTACGCCCTGAGAGCTGTCACCCGCTACATGACCTGA